The following are from one region of the Nicotiana tomentosiformis chromosome 7, ASM39032v3, whole genome shotgun sequence genome:
- the LOC104103669 gene encoding uncharacterized protein, which yields MDLFDDTSIPSSPKTTQDDQMEPGLLLEESWFFGNLLDRKSRMLRCYSDPCPSSKNTQDMLAGKSLEETFSSLQKLPQGEKLNLDSRRSNPKLQRASKSSNLQRVPSLPVFVDYKDEIQDEESDFSMGKLIRQASINNVKVSPPKQSSQVNLPKAPQSSLQRAPSLPVFAEREENHEEENDFSMGKLIRQASLNHARVLPPKHTSKGLTKSPTISSIIRQHSRRRQEQESKTRNSSSEIEDLQGFKKLDLNYEKKDSIPKLPNTIPGFKEKNKKKSVGLSELDKIRRPPYSPEDHMKEKIKFWARTVASNVR from the exons ATGGATTTGTTTGATGATACCTCTATTCCATCTTCCCCTAAAACCACTCAAGATGACCAAATGGAACCTGGATTACTTCTTGAGGAAAGTTGGTTTTTTGGTAATTTACTTGATAGAAAATCAAGAATGTTGAGATGTTATTCTGATCCTTGTCCTTCCTCTAAAAATACTCAAGACATGTTAGCTGGAAAATCTCTAGAGGAAACATTTTCTTCACTTCAGAAACTCCCACAAGGGGAAAAATTAAATCTTGATTCAAGAAGAAGCAATCCAAAATTACAAAGAGCATCAAAGAGCAGTAATCTGCAGAGAGTACCTTCTTTGCCAGTTTTTGTGGACTACAAAGATGAAATCCAAGATGAAGAAAGTGATTTTTCTATGGGAAAGTTGATTAGGCAAGCATCTATAAACAATGTAAAAGTCTCACCACCAAAACAAAGTTCACAGGTTAATTTACCAAAAGCACCACAGAGTAGTCTGCAGAGGGCACCTTCTTTGCCAGTTTTTGCAGAAAGGGAAGAAAATCATGAGGAGGAAAATGACTTTTCTATGGGAAAGTTGATAAGACAAGCTTCTTTAAACCATGCAAGAGTCTTGCCTCCTAAACATACTTCAAAG GGTCTAACCAAAAGTCCAACCATATCAAGCATCATAAGGCAGCATTCAAGGAGAAGACAAGAGCAAGAAAGCAAGACTAGAAATAGTTCAAGTGAGATTGAAGATTTGCAAGGTTTTAAGAAGTTAGACTTAAACTATGAAAAGAAGGATTCAATCCCAAAATTGCCAAACACAATCCCAGGGTTCaaagagaagaacaagaagaagtcTGTTGGCTTATCAGAATTAGACAAAATCAGAAGACCACCTTATTCACCAGAAGATCACATGAAAGAGAAGATCAAGTTTTGGGCTAGAACTGTGGCATCTAATGTGCGCTAA
- the LOC104098212 gene encoding uncharacterized exonuclease domain-containing protein At3g15140 isoform X1: protein MAMGFSRVPLLRRFLVSPPVLPSSYSLQPNRKINISASLSTTEESTSSLIQPTPSRTRWKPTCLYFTQGKCTKMDDPMHIDKFNHNCSLEFMQNAAGLENLRKQELEYFLVLDLEGKVEILEFPVLLFDAKTMDVVDLFHRFVRPTKMHEERINEYIEGKYGKLGVDRVWHDTAIPFAEVIEQFEVWLGQCQLWRNELGGCLNKAAFVTCGNWDLKTKVPQQCNVAGMKLPPYFMEWINLKDVFLNFYKRRAKGMLSMMRELQMPLLGSHHLGIDDAKNIARVLQHMLSDGALVQITARRNPHVPEKVEFLFEDRIV from the exons ATGGCTATGGGATTTTCTAGGGTCCCCTTGCTGCGGCGTTTCCTTGTATCTCCTCCGGTGCTACCTTCTTCGTACTCACTTCAGCCCAACCGTAAAATCAATATCTCAGCCTCTCTTTCTACCACTGAAGAATCTACTTCTTCCCTAATTCAGCCCACACCTTCCCGTACCCGTTGGAAGCCAACGTGTCTCTACTTTACTCAAGGTAAGTGCACCAAG ATGGATGATCCTATGCATATTGACAAGTTTAATCATAATTGCTCGCTGGAGTTTATGCAAAATGCTGCGGGACTTGAGAATTTGCGGAAGCAGGAGTTGGAATACTTTTTGGTGCTTGATTTGGAGGGTAAAGTTGAGATTCTTGAGTTTCCAGTTCTCCTCTTTGATGCTAAAACCATGGATGTGGTTGACTTGTTCCATAG GTTTGTGAGGCCAACAAAAATGCACGAAGAAAGAATAAACGAATATATAGAAGGGAAATATGGAAAACTAGGAGTTGATCG CGTCTGGCATGATACAGCTATACCATTTGCGGAAGTTATCGAGCAGTTTGAAGTCTGGCTGGGTCAATGTCAGTTGTGGAGAAATGAACTTGGTGGCTGTCTTAATAAGGCTGCCTTTGTTACTTG TGGGAACTGGGATCTGAAGACTAAAGTTCCTCAGCAATGCAATGTAGCAGGGATGAAATTGCCACCATATTTCATGGAATGGATTAATCTGAAGGATGTGTTTTTGAACTTCTACAAGAGGAGG GCCAAAGGAATGCTTTCAATGATGAGGGAACTCCAGATGCCTTTGTTAGGGAGCCATCACCTTGGAATAGATGATGCAAAAAACATAGCTAGAGTACTACAACACATGCTAAGTGATGGTGCCCTTGTGCAAATCACAGCTAGAAGAAACCCTCATGTTCCTGAAAAAGTTGAATTTCTTTTTGAGGATCGCATTGTATAA
- the LOC104098212 gene encoding uncharacterized exonuclease domain-containing protein At3g15140 isoform X2 produces MDDPMHIDKFNHNCSLEFMQNAAGLENLRKQELEYFLVLDLEGKVEILEFPVLLFDAKTMDVVDLFHRFVRPTKMHEERINEYIEGKYGKLGVDRVWHDTAIPFAEVIEQFEVWLGQCQLWRNELGGCLNKAAFVTCGNWDLKTKVPQQCNVAGMKLPPYFMEWINLKDVFLNFYKRRAKGMLSMMRELQMPLLGSHHLGIDDAKNIARVLQHMLSDGALVQITARRNPHVPEKVEFLFEDRIV; encoded by the exons ATGGATGATCCTATGCATATTGACAAGTTTAATCATAATTGCTCGCTGGAGTTTATGCAAAATGCTGCGGGACTTGAGAATTTGCGGAAGCAGGAGTTGGAATACTTTTTGGTGCTTGATTTGGAGGGTAAAGTTGAGATTCTTGAGTTTCCAGTTCTCCTCTTTGATGCTAAAACCATGGATGTGGTTGACTTGTTCCATAG GTTTGTGAGGCCAACAAAAATGCACGAAGAAAGAATAAACGAATATATAGAAGGGAAATATGGAAAACTAGGAGTTGATCG CGTCTGGCATGATACAGCTATACCATTTGCGGAAGTTATCGAGCAGTTTGAAGTCTGGCTGGGTCAATGTCAGTTGTGGAGAAATGAACTTGGTGGCTGTCTTAATAAGGCTGCCTTTGTTACTTG TGGGAACTGGGATCTGAAGACTAAAGTTCCTCAGCAATGCAATGTAGCAGGGATGAAATTGCCACCATATTTCATGGAATGGATTAATCTGAAGGATGTGTTTTTGAACTTCTACAAGAGGAGG GCCAAAGGAATGCTTTCAATGATGAGGGAACTCCAGATGCCTTTGTTAGGGAGCCATCACCTTGGAATAGATGATGCAAAAAACATAGCTAGAGTACTACAACACATGCTAAGTGATGGTGCCCTTGTGCAAATCACAGCTAGAAGAAACCCTCATGTTCCTGAAAAAGTTGAATTTCTTTTTGAGGATCGCATTGTATAA